One region of Parambassis ranga chromosome 21, fParRan2.1, whole genome shotgun sequence genomic DNA includes:
- the LOC114426740 gene encoding inhibin beta B chain-like, with amino-acid sequence MNLYSLALCCLAACVLSVRCTSVTGTETQSSPQESCASCGLRAPDQSERVNIDFLEAVKRHILNRLQMRDRPNITHPIPKAAMVTALRRLHAGKVREDGRVEIPSFDGQAAYNNEVQAETSEIISFAESDEHTSSKSSLYFLISNEGNQNLFVSQANLWLYFRVLPAGPEKGLRRKVTIKIHYQEAGALSGAEGSPGGGGGGGTGRWALVEKRVDLKRSGWHTFPLSEAVRAVFGKGSRRQDLEVHCEGCDTGGVAPVLVDPGDPSHRPFLVVRARQVDGKHRIRKRGLECDGTSGGLCCRQQFYIDFRLIGWNDWIIAPAGYYGNYCEGSCPAYMAGVPGSASSFHTAVVNQYRMRGMSPGSVNSCCIPTKLSTMSMLYFDDEYNIVKRDVPNMIVEECGCA; translated from the exons ATGAACTTATACAGCCTGGCTCTGTGCTGTTTAGCTGCGTGCGTTCTGTCCGTGCGCTGCACCTCGGTGACCGGGACGGAGACCCAGAGCTCGCCGCAAGAATCGTGTGCGTCCTGCGGCCTCAGGGCGCCGGATCAGTCGGAGCGGGTGAACATAGACTTTTTGGAGGCGGTGAAGAGGCACATACTGAACAGGCTGCAGATGAGAGACAGACCTAACATCACTCATCCCATCCCGAAGGCTGCGATGGTGACCGCGCTGAGGAGGCTGCACGCCGGCAAAGTGCGAGAGGACGGCCGGGTGGAGATCCCAAGCTTTGATGGACAGGCTGCCTACAACAACGAAGTTCAGGCGGAGACCTCTGAAATTATCAGCTTCGCCGAATCAG ATGAGCACACATCCTCCAAGTCCAGTCTGTACTTCCTCATCTCCAACGAGGGCAACCAGAACCTGTTCGTGTCCCAGGCCAACCTTTGGCTGTACTTCCGTGTGCTGCCAGCCGGCCCAGAGAAGGGCCTCCGGAGGAAGGTGACAATCAAGATCCACTACCAGGAGGCTGGGGCTCTAAGTGGTGCAGAGGGAAGCCCAGGAGGCGGCGGGGGTGGAGGAACAGGCCGCTGGGCCCTTGTGGAAAAGCGTGTGGATTTGAAGCGCAGCGGCTGGCATACGTTCCCGCTCTCTGAGGCAGTGCGGGCTGTGTTTGGGAAGGGCAGCCGGAGGCAGGACCTGGAGGTCCACTGTGAAGGCTGTGACACAGGCGGTGTGGCTCCGGTGCTGGTGGATCCAGGTGACCCGTCACATCGGCCCTTTCTGGTGGTGCGTGCACGGCAAGTGGACGGAAAGCACCGCATTCGCAAGCGGGGTCTGGAGTGTGACGGCACCAGCGGGGGCTTATGCTGCCGGCAGCAGTTTTACATAGACTTCCGCCTTATTGGCTGGAACGACTGGATCATTGCGCCAGCTGGTTACTATGGTAACTACTGTGAGGGCAGCTGCCCAGCATACATGGCTGGAGTGCCAGGCTCAGCTTCATCATTTCACACCGCAGTAGTTAACCAGTACCGCATGAGAGGGATGAGCCCTGGCTCGGTCAACTCCTGCTGCATCCCCACCAAGCTTAGTACTATGTCCATGCTCTACTTTGACGACGAGTACAACATTGTTAAGAGGGACGTGCCCAACATGATCGTGGAGGAGTGTGGCTGTGCCTGA